The sequence below is a genomic window from Anopheles cruzii chromosome 3, idAnoCruzAS_RS32_06, whole genome shotgun sequence.
CGCAAACTGTAAACTCGCTACTCTGGAGTGACCTATCCCAAGGAAAGGCAATCCGTACAATGTTGCTGGACGCTGGACTCAAAAACAGAACTCGAACTACCACAGGGATTCCCAGGCTGGGATCCTAATCCGaatacacgacgacggcgaaaatgacgcgttccgtttttgttttttttttgttgcaggCTTATCCTGAACGAGTTGCCGAAAGCGATCAGTGTCATCGCGAAGGTCGCGCCAACCACCAGCCTGCGGCGCTCGCTCTACAACAGCTCCGAGCACTTCCAGCGCGAAAAGTACGTGTTCGACGTGGTCCTGCCACGGTTCGAGCGCTTCCAGCAGTCGCGGGGTCTGCGCACGCTGAAACGCTTTCTGCACTACCCGAGCGTGATCGTGTCCGAGTGCCGCGAGGGCACCGAGTTCATACTGCAGCGCGATCTGGTCGCGCAAGGATACCGGAACTTCCCGCGCACCGAGCCGCTGGCGTACGAGgacgtgctgctggtgctgaccCATCTGGCCGAGTTTCACGCCATCTCGTTCGCGATGCAACAGCAGGCACCGGAGCACTACGCGCAGATCGTCAGCCAGCTGCGCGAAACGATCTTCGTGCCGCCCCTGCACGGTTCGTTCGTTGACTTCTTGCAGCGCAAGGTGGACTACGCCATCGAGACGCTGCAGCGCAACCCGGAGCCGGGTGACGTGGCCGTCGGCGAACGGTTGGCGCGGTTCCGCGACGAGTACGGACAGGCGATGGTGGACTGTGTGCAGAATCGGGACGACACGGTCATCTGTCACGGTGACTGCTGGATCAGCAACATTCTCTACCGGAATGTGGTAAGAGTGAGGACGACGCAGTGCCCCCCGGTCACCTAACCCTTCACCGGCCCTTTTGCAGCCCCAGCAGCGGAATGGAGCCGACGATGGCTTAAACAACAACTTCGACAGCAGCCTCCTGCAGAAGAACGCCCCGAAGGAACTCAAGTTCCTCGACTGGCAGGTGGCTCGATGCGGCACGCCCGTGATTGACCTGTCCTACTTTATCTTCTGCTGCACCGACCGTGAGCTGCGCGAGCGATTGCCGGAACTGCTGCGTAAATACCACAGTGCGCTGGTGCGT
It includes:
- the LOC128269679 gene encoding uncharacterized protein LOC128269679 codes for the protein MSVISPPIHVLDAIHTFVAKTGIREPRLTVSSGSRNGDSYSGDVFRVVISPGRRDIEDFENNNNNNNNDALDVCINGVGLHHGRRTANGHGHGDADGADDEHADDAGLLTDVEGLILNELPKAISVIAKVAPTTSLRRSLYNSSEHFQREKYVFDVVLPRFERFQQSRGLRTLKRFLHYPSVIVSECREGTEFILQRDLVAQGYRNFPRTEPLAYEDVLLVLTHLAEFHAISFAMQQQAPEHYAQIVSQLRETIFVPPLHGSFVDFLQRKVDYAIETLQRNPEPGDVAVGERLARFRDEYGQAMVDCVQNRDDTVICHGDCWISNILYRNVPQQRNGADDGLNNNFDSSLLQKNAPKELKFLDWQVARCGTPVIDLSYFIFCCTDRELRERLPELLRKYHSALVRRIEELCAIDGSELFPFERLQMHMRKYARFGFGMALMTLHSTCCVEKDLPDVSAALETTELVDIDKLAKDMLYNPAYIKRMSGVCRDMVRFGYL